Proteins encoded by one window of Nocardia goodfellowii:
- a CDS encoding phytanoyl-CoA dioxygenase family protein — translation MDKDITSKADVPSQLSISQLETWKSQGWIIIENLFPLSRIACAAEEIWLELPSPSQIASNDHLREKVSGEFSGMATFPFKGLELCHLATDPAIMSVASQLLETTAVQLYQAQIWAKYSGVARYEQTHHRDYAKNTAFGPRLADGRCEFVGMFVFLEDVCQANGPTALVSREISSRYPLEPARFSCDEAPALYDNEVLAVGPAGSVLAFAGDVFHRATELVGIHITRRSLKLAIKDIQATWVTYYPGLRVGHEPEWSNFVREASVDELKLLGMHRKLYEYYDELLSRYGVCAWMETWRSDGNEQQG, via the coding sequence ATGGACAAAGACATAACCTCCAAAGCGGACGTACCTTCACAGCTGTCAATATCTCAGCTCGAAACATGGAAAAGTCAGGGCTGGATAATAATCGAAAATTTGTTTCCTCTATCGAGGATAGCGTGCGCCGCCGAAGAAATTTGGCTAGAGCTGCCATCTCCATCCCAGATTGCCTCGAATGATCATTTGCGAGAGAAAGTTTCGGGCGAGTTTTCAGGTATGGCCACCTTTCCATTCAAAGGGTTAGAACTCTGCCATTTAGCCACTGATCCTGCAATTATGTCCGTTGCCTCACAACTGCTAGAGACGACCGCGGTGCAACTATATCAAGCGCAGATTTGGGCCAAATACTCAGGCGTCGCGAGGTATGAACAGACGCACCACCGGGATTATGCAAAGAATACGGCATTCGGGCCACGATTGGCGGACGGTCGCTGCGAGTTTGTCGGCATGTTCGTCTTTCTTGAGGACGTATGCCAAGCTAATGGCCCGACGGCTCTCGTGTCTCGCGAGATTTCAAGCCGCTATCCACTTGAGCCGGCACGTTTTAGCTGCGACGAGGCTCCTGCTCTCTACGATAACGAGGTATTGGCAGTAGGTCCTGCGGGCAGCGTCCTCGCCTTTGCAGGCGACGTATTTCACCGGGCAACAGAGTTGGTAGGTATCCATATAACCAGGCGATCCCTCAAGTTGGCGATCAAGGATATCCAAGCAACTTGGGTCACTTACTATCCCGGGCTACGCGTCGGACATGAGCCCGAATGGTCTAATTTCGTCCGCGAAGCAAGTGTCGACGAGTTAAAGCTGCTTGGAATGCATCGCAAACTGTACGAATACTATGATGAGCTCCTTTCACGGTACGGAGTCTGTGCGTGGATGGAAACATGGAGGTCTGATGGCAACGAACAGCAGGGGTGA
- a CDS encoding esterase/lipase family protein: MFSRPRWGRFGAWLGVVALACGAASGGATASAEPVIHGGQYPVTFDVGTAIIPFFFPEQVPPGANDPTCRLTPERPRPVILINGTGVNQAANWRLGAPLLRNNGYCVFTFNYGNPKWISEIPVQAVTDIRDSARELAAQVDKVRALTGADKVDLVGSSQGGGLLPNYYINIAGGDRYVDKLIGLAPSNHGTTANGQVFLRKSFPPLGGAVYGVLEALLPVLTQQMIGSDLIKQTFGQGDTRPGVTYTNLVSRYDEVVTPYTNQFLNGPDVSNIVLQDSCPDDYSDHISINFNERPWRFVLNALDPERATPVPCIPQGFLFPGIN; encoded by the coding sequence GTGTTCTCCCGTCCGCGGTGGGGCCGGTTCGGGGCGTGGCTGGGGGTGGTCGCGCTGGCGTGCGGCGCGGCCAGTGGTGGCGCGACGGCCTCGGCCGAGCCGGTGATCCATGGTGGCCAGTACCCGGTCACCTTCGATGTGGGCACGGCCATCATTCCGTTCTTCTTCCCCGAACAGGTGCCGCCGGGCGCGAATGATCCGACCTGCAGACTCACTCCCGAGCGTCCCCGTCCGGTGATCCTGATCAACGGCACCGGTGTCAATCAGGCAGCGAACTGGCGGCTCGGTGCGCCGTTGCTGCGCAACAACGGCTACTGCGTGTTCACCTTCAACTACGGCAATCCGAAATGGATATCGGAAATCCCCGTCCAGGCGGTCACCGATATCCGCGACAGCGCACGCGAACTCGCCGCCCAGGTCGACAAGGTCCGCGCCCTCACCGGCGCCGACAAGGTCGACCTGGTGGGATCCTCACAAGGCGGCGGGTTGCTGCCTAACTACTACATCAACATCGCCGGTGGTGACCGTTACGTCGACAAGCTGATCGGGCTCGCACCCAGCAACCATGGCACCACCGCCAACGGTCAGGTCTTCCTGCGCAAGTCTTTTCCCCCGCTCGGGGGCGCCGTCTACGGCGTGCTCGAAGCGCTCCTGCCCGTGCTGACCCAGCAGATGATCGGGTCGGATCTGATCAAGCAGACTTTTGGGCAAGGCGATACACGCCCCGGCGTCACCTACACCAACCTGGTCAGCCGATACGACGAGGTCGTCACGCCCTACACCAACCAATTCCTCAACGGGCCCGACGTCTCCAACATCGTGCTCCAAGACAGCTGCCCAGACGACTACAGCGATCACATCAGTATCAACTTCAACGAACGCCCCTGGCGGTTCGTCCTCAATGCCTTGGACCCCGAGCGCGCCACCCCGGTGCCGTGCATACCGCAGGGGTTCCTCTTCCCAGGCATCAATTGA
- a CDS encoding dCTP deaminase domain-containing protein yields the protein MMSSFHGTESVRGWKHGGLMATNSRGEQRSAHPGILPEREVKKLCDTNLITRSNNTPVITRQTTVELHASEIAWFGTRSPVERRHVTTDGKITINSGDIVSLVTLECLAFPGDLCATIFPRGRLLALGLWSSATHVDFSFRGHLRIIFINLGPHTLTIPVGEPIGRLEITRLGETGTSGYLGVNSDLRNANNQSDYLVAGTNSTALTAQNGTLTLWSFAERLAQTELRQEVILKSMRRRRKFFTVGVVLILIGLLGLLGWASWKLISQFLDSKFGASFGASFLMIFASALVAYLANRYRPSLVSWVNLQEAEVESKS from the coding sequence ATGATGAGCTCCTTTCACGGTACGGAGTCTGTGCGTGGATGGAAACATGGAGGTCTGATGGCAACGAACAGCAGGGGTGAACAGCGCAGTGCGCACCCGGGCATTCTCCCCGAACGAGAAGTCAAGAAGTTGTGCGATACCAACTTAATTACCCGGTCAAACAACACTCCGGTAATCACTCGTCAGACGACGGTCGAGCTTCACGCTAGCGAGATCGCTTGGTTTGGAACTCGGTCACCAGTTGAGCGACGGCATGTTACGACCGACGGGAAAATCACCATCAACTCGGGGGACATCGTGTCCCTAGTAACACTTGAATGCCTAGCTTTCCCAGGAGATCTGTGTGCGACAATCTTTCCCCGTGGACGACTCCTTGCGTTGGGATTGTGGTCGTCGGCTACCCATGTTGACTTTTCGTTTCGAGGGCATCTTCGAATCATATTCATTAACCTGGGGCCACACACGCTGACTATCCCTGTCGGTGAGCCAATCGGCAGACTTGAGATTACTCGCCTGGGTGAGACTGGTACGTCCGGATATCTTGGCGTGAATTCTGATCTAAGGAATGCCAATAACCAGAGCGATTACTTGGTCGCCGGTACCAACTCGACTGCCCTAACTGCGCAGAACGGCACTCTTACCCTATGGTCGTTTGCGGAAAGATTGGCGCAGACGGAACTGCGACAGGAAGTCATCCTTAAGTCAATGCGTCGGCGGCGCAAGTTTTTCACCGTAGGGGTTGTTCTGATATTGATCGGACTCCTGGGTCTTCTAGGCTGGGCAAGCTGGAAATTGATCAGCCAGTTTCTCGATAGCAAATTCGGCGCAAGCTTTGGCGCGAGCTTCCTAATGATATTTGCGTCAGCACTCGTTGCGTACCTAGCAAATAGATATAGACCGTCACTTGTTTCCTGGGTGAATCTACAGGAGGCAGAGGTTGAATCAAAATCTTAA
- a CDS encoding SDR family oxidoreductase — MPLSVVASTTDFESDICSDEPVIGQVLSSNEIAARDDDDEISEGSSRHSSQCRRHSACPIPDRPARRKPLPRSPYERKLMTRTYLVTGSASGIGAATVDYLRARGAHVIGVDRHKADIAVDLATNEGRAELVARTRDLTHGKLDAVIACAGVGLLDPVTMKVNYFGAVATLEGLRPLLAAGTDPRAAVVSSFAALLPSDPQLVEAALAGDESTAIKIIEEAIAQGDSSFNPYSSAKYALNCWVRRQAITEQWAGAGIALNAIAPGTTVTPFIQAMLDTPEGQAQIDSSVPMPLNGHATPQQVAPLLSWLTSPENTHVTAQIIFIDGGADAVVCGDRSW, encoded by the coding sequence ATGCCCCTGTCGGTGGTCGCCTCGACAACGGACTTCGAGTCAGACATCTGCTCCGATGAGCCAGTGATTGGTCAGGTTCTCAGTTCGAACGAGATCGCGGCGCGCGACGACGATGACGAGATCAGCGAGGGGAGCTCTCGACATTCGTCGCAATGTCGCAGACACAGCGCATGCCCCATTCCAGATCGACCTGCTCGGCGAAAGCCTTTGCCCCGCAGTCCCTATGAAAGGAAGCTAATGACCCGCACCTACCTCGTCACCGGCAGCGCCTCTGGAATCGGCGCCGCGACAGTCGATTACCTCCGTGCTCGAGGAGCCCACGTGATCGGTGTCGACCGACATAAGGCCGACATCGCCGTCGACCTCGCTACCAACGAAGGCCGGGCGGAATTGGTCGCCCGAACCCGCGACCTCACCCACGGGAAACTTGACGCAGTCATCGCCTGCGCCGGTGTGGGCCTGCTGGATCCAGTCACGATGAAGGTCAACTACTTCGGCGCCGTCGCGACTCTGGAAGGGTTGCGGCCACTGCTGGCCGCGGGCACCGACCCACGCGCGGCCGTGGTCTCCTCATTCGCCGCGCTCCTGCCCTCCGACCCGCAGCTCGTCGAAGCCGCTCTCGCGGGTGACGAGAGCACGGCAATCAAAATCATCGAAGAAGCCATCGCACAGGGCGACTCATCGTTCAACCCCTACTCCTCGGCGAAGTACGCACTCAATTGCTGGGTTCGCAGACAAGCGATCACCGAGCAATGGGCCGGCGCCGGCATAGCTCTCAACGCCATCGCACCCGGCACGACCGTCACTCCGTTCATTCAAGCCATGCTCGATACCCCCGAAGGGCAAGCCCAGATCGATAGCAGCGTCCCGATGCCATTGAACGGTCACGCCACTCCCCAGCAGGTCGCACCGCTGTTGTCCTGGCTGACCTCCCCGGAGAACACCCACGTCACCGCCCAAATCATCTTCATCGACGGCGGTGCCGACGCGGTCGTGTGCGGCGATCGGTCCTGGTAG
- a CDS encoding PIN domain-containing protein → MDEGVRSSAAVQRPLLVIDTNMVFTDRTLQSPPWKALALAVAAGEVEVAFPEVVVRETARHMYIAAKDARKELETAIKLIEQNLEDSDLADDWPVLSKLPRIRELRNSEGLNQDRARQQFRERLASMGFGTSPIPAPPHELIVEWSLRSHPPFDDTDKGYRDALIWWTFIEIAKADRGRCVVFVSNDNDCLTKGESTPKPELAEHLHQLGLTAARFARQIDEALTIAQRGTQAEAAAAELPMSQVLALLQQPMEDALMNLLGTALESATPDGGYEELIEGARLIPGIESPTVSSIEIPETLFQSTRDGYNGSALIGTGRTAELMLGYEGFLYKSDFYALSDDELDQVAVQDPDWNKHMMEVAGYLNVVAEFSFSIEPVDERVLAVEITRVRLATDQDEPVLL, encoded by the coding sequence ATGGATGAAGGGGTGAGGTCGTCGGCGGCAGTACAACGGCCCTTGTTGGTGATTGATACCAATATGGTATTTACCGATCGGACACTGCAGTCGCCACCCTGGAAGGCCTTAGCCCTCGCGGTTGCGGCGGGGGAAGTTGAGGTCGCCTTCCCGGAGGTTGTAGTGCGGGAAACGGCACGGCACATGTACATCGCTGCCAAGGACGCCCGCAAGGAGCTGGAGACGGCAATCAAACTGATCGAACAGAACTTGGAGGACTCGGACCTCGCTGATGACTGGCCCGTTCTATCGAAGCTCCCGAGGATCCGCGAGTTGCGCAACTCCGAGGGGCTCAATCAAGATCGCGCGCGCCAGCAGTTTCGGGAGCGGTTGGCCAGCATGGGTTTTGGTACTTCACCGATACCAGCACCACCTCATGAGCTGATCGTTGAATGGTCGTTGCGCTCGCACCCCCCGTTCGATGACACCGATAAGGGGTATCGAGATGCTCTGATCTGGTGGACCTTCATCGAGATCGCGAAGGCCGACCGTGGGCGGTGCGTGGTGTTTGTGAGCAACGACAACGACTGTCTCACGAAGGGCGAGTCAACTCCGAAGCCAGAATTGGCGGAACACCTGCATCAGCTTGGCCTGACGGCTGCTCGATTCGCGCGCCAGATCGATGAAGCTCTCACAATCGCTCAGCGCGGTACCCAGGCTGAAGCCGCGGCCGCAGAGCTGCCCATGAGTCAAGTGCTTGCGCTGCTTCAACAGCCGATGGAGGACGCATTGATGAACCTTCTCGGGACCGCGCTTGAGAGCGCAACGCCTGACGGTGGGTACGAGGAGTTGATCGAGGGTGCGCGACTGATCCCGGGCATCGAGTCACCGACAGTGTCCTCGATCGAAATTCCCGAAACACTGTTCCAGTCAACACGAGACGGTTACAACGGCAGTGCTCTCATCGGGACGGGCCGCACCGCTGAGCTCATGCTCGGCTACGAAGGATTTCTGTACAAGTCCGACTTCTACGCGCTGAGTGACGATGAATTGGATCAGGTGGCAGTCCAGGATCCCGACTGGAACAAACACATGATGGAGGTCGCTGGCTACCTAAACGTGGTCGCCGAGTTCTCCTTCTCGATCGAGCCAGTGGACGAACGCGTGCTCGCGGTCGAAATAACCCGTGTGCGTTTGGCTACAGACCAGGACGAACCGGTCCTTCTGTAG
- a CDS encoding SGNH/GDSL hydrolase family protein — MPTLNRTLAGACVSLAGAILLAPSASAAPAYHEYVALGDSWSADSTLSNISTQHVPLGCGQSAGNYPKQVAAALSVAVFRDATCGAATTVHMTTPQRLPGSTNAPQFERLTPTTDLVTVGIGGNDAGLAEAITSCLTMDPTASPCQTSWVPGGVDAMSANIRAAEPAVIAVLNGIKARAPHARILLLDYLKSVGERGCFASIPISDTDAAWIGRKKIELNAMLARAAAATGVELVDTYSTSGGHDVCQPPGTRWVEGLIPMSQNPPGPAVPFHPNQLGADHQASSVLAALGQ; from the coding sequence ATGCCAACCCTAAATCGAACCCTCGCCGGTGCCTGCGTGAGCCTGGCAGGGGCAATTCTGCTCGCACCCAGCGCCTCTGCGGCCCCGGCCTATCACGAATACGTCGCCCTCGGGGATTCCTGGTCCGCGGACTCGACGTTGTCGAACATCTCGACCCAGCACGTGCCCCTGGGGTGCGGCCAGAGCGCCGGCAACTATCCCAAGCAGGTCGCGGCCGCGCTCTCAGTGGCGGTCTTTCGAGACGCGACCTGTGGCGCGGCCACCACAGTGCATATGACTACACCGCAGCGACTGCCGGGCTCGACCAATGCGCCGCAATTCGAGCGGCTCACGCCCACCACCGACCTCGTCACCGTAGGGATCGGTGGAAACGACGCGGGCCTGGCCGAGGCCATTACCTCCTGCCTCACGATGGATCCGACGGCGTCGCCGTGTCAAACCTCCTGGGTGCCCGGCGGAGTCGACGCCATGTCGGCCAATATTCGTGCCGCCGAACCGGCGGTGATCGCCGTGCTCAACGGAATCAAAGCCCGCGCACCACACGCCCGCATCCTGTTGCTGGACTACCTCAAATCTGTCGGCGAGCGTGGATGTTTCGCCAGTATCCCGATCTCCGACACCGATGCCGCATGGATCGGTCGCAAGAAGATCGAACTCAACGCGATGCTCGCGCGCGCCGCCGCGGCCACCGGTGTCGAACTGGTGGACACCTACTCCACCAGCGGCGGGCACGACGTGTGTCAGCCGCCCGGGACTCGCTGGGTCGAAGGATTGATCCCGATGTCGCAGAACCCGCCGGGACCGGCAGTGCCGTTTCACCCCAACCAACTCGGCGCCGATCACCAAGCGAGCAGCGTACTGGCCGCGCTCGGTCAATGA